The DNA segment TCAGTGGTTGAACAGTGCTGGGGCAGGAATGGAGATGAACTGCAAGTGGGCAAGAGAGAACCTACAGGATGACAGAAGCGTTCTGCACCAGGGCCGCATGGGGTGGGCAACAAGGTAAATTGTATAGCACGTGAGCTTTTGAACAAGCAGTTAAAACTGATGAAACTGGGTAAAGGCAGATACAGGAGTACTCTGTACTACTTTTACAATTATCCTGTAAATTTGagattctttcaaaataaaatatttaaagcactAGAATGTGTGGATCTCTTCAAGCTGATATTAAATGATTTCCCAGGTACATATTTCTCATATATATGAAGCAATTAAGGTGCGAAACTGTATATACTGCATGTTTGAAAATCTTATACACAACACTTCTTTATGCACACTGACAGATGCTTAGAATAGAAACAGGCAAACAACAGCCCCTGCCAGCTTTGTGACTGCAGGCTCCCGGGAGCTCTGCCTGCCATTTGCTCTGCATGTCACCATCACAACAGAAGAGCTGAATAGATGAACAGGAACTTATCACCTGCAAAGCtgcaaatatttactatctggcccttttaGAGAAAGCGTGTGCCAACCGCTGCcttggaaaatttaaaagaaacacacacaaactgttaAGTGCTGCCTTGAAGAAATGGGAACTGGGATCTAGGATGTCAAAGAGACCGAGTGTACTCTTATCCATCTTTCTGTACTCTTTCAAGGTTTCTGTACCATGTGACTATCTGGCTTTGAGAAAGATAATTTAcgaaaatgctttcaaattgtcttACATTTTAAGAGGTCAGCGTCACTGCCCTCAACTCCCTGTGAACGCCGGCACTTGGCACCAGGTGTGCGCCACCTCTCCCTGGTATCAGAGAGCAGCCAGGCTCCCTTCATAAAGGACCACGAGTTTGTCCTTTGGAGGCTAGTGTAACTGGCACAGGCAGCCCCAGGGACACGCCACATACCTGGTCTTGTTTCCCCCAGATGATCTGCGTGGGGACCTTAATCTTGTCCATGTTCTGATGGAGGGAGTATCTCGACTTCTCACTGACGATTTCCAAAAACACTTtgtaaggaaggaaaataaagtgaGTGTGGGCTGTGCTGTGGACACCACCAAGTACAGGAAATAGatagtgtgtatgtatatatatagggcttccctggtgggtccctATGTATATATAGGATATATACAGGGTATATAGTCTTTGAGTCTAAGGCACTGCGTCTTTCTTGAGGGGTCCCAGAAAACTCTCAGTCTCAGAAATGTAAGGAAGACGAGCAGGCCACCCATAAGATGTGTCACAGGCTCAGAGGTCAACACAGGGCTACTTACGCTTTCGGTAGAAGGTGTTGTGAGGGATGCGGACATCAACAAGGCCCTGCAGGATCTAGGGATAAATAACCCAAAGTCAGAAGGCGAGGGAGGATTCGTATTCTCAGGCCTCAGAAGGGTCTGGGACAAAGAGGGGAAATCAAAGGCCAGCAGTTTCGGGCATTGTCAAGGTTTGTAAGGCCTGGTCTCCAAATTCCCTTGATGGCCATGCAGTGTAATGGGGACTTAGGTTCATAAGaggctttttctttctcataaggAAGGAACTCTGAGAATAACTGTGAAGCCAAAGGACCCTGGTGGCATGTAAGCTGCTTCACCTATGAGGAATTCTCTGCTTATCCTGAGACATAAtcagaatgaaaataatatcaaGTAATTACTCAGTGATACCCAATATAAAACAaggtctattaaaaaaaaattaactatcgGGGATGATGGGCCTCTTAAGCAGTGAAACCAACCACTGGGGAAGTTCTGGGAAGGCTTTCGGTGTCCTGAGCTCACTGCGTGACAGGCGGGCTGTGGCGCTGCAGCACATGCCGACGGCCAGGGCTCCTGGACCTGGGAGACCGCCCGGAGAGGTGCTGGGGCCAGGGAACGCGGCCTGCCTCTTCCCCACCTCAGGGTGCTTGAGGCAGGGTCCCAGGGCCACATTAGCAGCCGTCACTCCTCTCATTTCCCTAGGAATGGACTGAACCCCTTCAATACACTCTCAGGAGTCCTGCACACTGACTGAAGTGGGAAGACCCAGTCATAATTGCTCTGGATGAAACCCACCCGCTGGAGCATCTGATTATTCTGGAAGTGGAAGCCCAGAGGTGAGACCAATGGCAAACTGTCCAAACATGGTGCTCAGCATCAGATATTTCCTTTGTTCTACTGTCCATCCTGTACCCACGCATCTCTCCATCTTGCATTCACCCATCCACCCTCCACCTCTGCTCCGCACCCCTGCCTACCATCCATCCTGCATCTCTGATTCAGACATGCACATGTCCATCCGTGTGTCCACTTAGCCTGCAGCTACCCATCCATCCTCCATCCCTGCTTCATGCAGACCTCCACCTATCCATCACCCACCCACGCAGCACCTCTGAATCACATATGCATACATCTACACATGTATCCATCTGTCCTCCATCCACCAACCCATCATCCTCCGTCTCTGCCATTTCTAGACACcctcccatccatccatgcaCTCGGCCATCCATCTCTCTAAACCCCTAAATCAGTGATGTATGCACACACATCCGTTCATGCACCCCTGTACCCTGCATCTCCCCATACATCCATTCTCCATCTCTGCATTGTTCAGGCTTCCTCCCGTCCACTGATCCATCCCCTCTATACCTAGGACCTATTTCATGCAAGCACTTTGCTGCAGGCTGGGAACAGAACAACCAAAGACACAGTCCTTGCTCTTACTGAGGTAGGAACGGAAGACGCAAGGCAGCCAACACAGTCATTACACAACGTGACACAGTAGGCTGAGTGCCTAGGGGCTCCTCCCTGACTACAAGGGCAAGATTTTGGGATCTGCATTACTTTTTTCCCAGTGTCTTCACTTCTCTGACAACTCAAAACGTGGAATTTTCTAAAACCCTACTTGGTTACTCTATTCTGGAAAGAGATCAGTGCTGAGAGAGGACCAGTGTAAAGTCATGACTGAAaagagaacttcatggacagaacATGCCACAGAATCTGATTCTGTGATGCTTCCTCAGAGATGGGCCACATCCATTAATGAGTCATGTTCACGACCTCTGCACAGAGCCCATTCTCTCAGCTCCCAGGAGGACCCATCCCACCCCAGGCAGCATCCAGCTCCTGAGACAGAGTGAGAGAATGTGCTGTTGTGAGGTCTCACTCATGGACTCTCGGTTCCCCACACTATCTCCTGCACAACCTCATTTAGACCCATGACTTTTAATACCATCCTTGGCTGATGGCTCTCATTTTACAGCGCAGGCCAGACTTCCCTCAGCTCCACTCATATTTCTAACTGTCTACACGACCCCTGCACGTGATGGTGTCTCAGGGAACTTGAACTTAACACATCCAAAATGGAGCTCTTAGCAGATGCCCcaatcccaccctccctccccttcccctactCAGAAAACACtaccttgggacttccctagcagtccagtggttaagactccatgtctCCACTGCATggaacacaagtttgatccctagctgGGGAACAAGAATCCCGCGTGCCACGTGGCATggccagaaaataataaaaaaatttttaaaaggaggaagaaaacactACCTTTATCCAACTAAAGTATCAGAAGTCACCTGTGACTCACATTCTCTCATCCTCCACTTCCCACTGGCCAGTAAGTCCTACCTCCTTCCTTCCAAAGCTTCTCGGATCTCATTCTCCACTACTACTACGCCGTCTACACCCTCATCCTGGAGTAACACAGCACACTAACGGGCTTCTCCGTTTCTGTCTGTGTTCCCCTACAACTCTTAAGTGTTTCTCCTACTGTATTTAGAAGAACTCCAGTCTCCTTCCCATAATCTCTTAAAAGTTCTACATGATCCAGCCTAGTGGTTCTCAAAGCGGTTCTTGGGATTATAAGACATCACACAATTTTCATAATAACACTAAATGTCGCTTGCCTTTTTCACTTTGATTCTCTCAAAAGCATGCTGATTTTCAGAGTCTACAGAATGATGGATAATGTCACCATTCTGACAGCTAATGAAATGAGTACTTGTGTATTCTTGTATTTTAAGTTCTCCTGGGGTTTAATTTCTAATGTGGTACACATCAATAGTTACAGCTTTCATAAAAAGAAGCTCGTTGGGGTTGTCAATAATTCTTAAGGGTGTTAAAAGGGccctgaaactttttttttttaatgagaatctTTGATTCAGCCCTTGTGTACTATTCCAACCTCACCTCAACCCATTCTTTCCCTCACACTCTGGGCTCCAGTCACCCTGGCCTCTCCTTCCAGCATCTTGGACTTGACTGTTTTATGCATCCCTGCTCAGGCTGTTTTCTTACAGAGGCTTATCAAAGTTTCTCCTGCCTCTCTGTTTTCAAGCACAGCACTATCTTCATTTCCTCTAGAAAACTTACTACAGTGTGAAATTATCTGTCTTGTTAATTGACTGCTTCTCCCCCTGGCCTTCTGTCTCATTTCTTCCCCAGGGTGCCCAAGCACAGTGTTGGATACATCGCAGACATGgcacttgctgaatgaatggaagCTGAGGACAAGGAGGGAACGTTGGGGGATGCTGGCCCTGGCCACCTGAGCACTGGGCAGAGGCAGGCACACTGCCGTGGAGGCCACGGTACCTGCTGGGGCACCTTGAAGCGTACGTAGGAGCAGAGCTGCAGCATCTCACTCATCTCCTTCGGGGTGGTCGGGATCAAGGGAATCTTCTCTACGGCGGCCGACTCCTGCAGTTCTTTGAGCCGTTGCACAAATTTGTTATCAGTTGAGTACTGCAGACCTGGGGGATTCAAACCAAAAAAGCTTGGCAATATATCTACCTTCTTACCAAACCCCATTGTATATAGAGAACTTCCAAAATCAGCCCAGACCTAATGTATCTTAGGTGCTTTCCACTggtagatttctttttaattggtaCTGGCATCCTTGCtcaaagtcaaaaccacaatttgagaaacataggaaaaaaattttcttcttcagaacATCTTAAGGGCTGGCTACGCAAACTGGGAGCCCATAAGCACCTCAGCCCCTCCCCTAAGTCTCTTTCATCAGAATCTGCACTTAAGTTGCCACGGGATTCACCCGTAGGACCAAAACTAAGAAGAGTTTGAGAGTCTAGAAGACAACTTGCCTGAGCCCCTCTCACACATCTGTAAGGGTTGAGAGGAGACCTGGTGAAACGCATGACTAGAGTGGACTGACTGAGTACTCCTTCCTTCAGCCTGGACCCACTTAATAATCTCTTATTTGGGGTCAGCACATAAAATGCAGTGAAAGTTGAGTCCCCTTTGGAGCTGTCCCACACGttggggcaggagggcaggagtGCCCTCTACACAGTccctcttcctccaggggaccattAGGCAATCCTGAGCCAGAAGAGCCTTGAGACTGACCATTATTTTCTATCACCTGACACAGGACACGAGAGTTCACACAAGCTGGTCTATGAAGGGGcgtaaaattaatttcatttcaaaCACTCAACAAGTTTCTAGGTGTTTAACTTAGCTGAAGAGCTAGAGCTTAGAGAGAGAGGCAGTGGAAGCCACACTGTGCTAGAGAAACCTACATTTCATAAATCTCCTATATTCAGCAACTCCTCTAAATCTAATGTGCATATCGTGCAGCTCTCATGATGCCATGGGCAGATTACATGatctatttctttttgctttaaaaataatcctaaacTAAATGTCATGTGGTATATCCTGAATAGGatcctggaaaagaaaaggacaattgtagaaaaactaatgaaatcTAAATAAAGCCTGTATTAATAGTAATACACCCATGTTGGTTTCCCGGTTGTGACAAATTTGCTGTGCTATGTAAGCTGTTAAAGGAGAGAACTGGATGAAGGGTACTATCTTTGCAAcatttctataaatttaaaattatttcaaagtaaaaaaaaagtgtatcttttcatttttacatacAAACAAATTCAATTCTAACTTTCTAATGGAAACTCAGATATAAAACTCTTCTCTGGGCAAATCAATATACACTCAAAAAAGTCAGTTAGTCAGTTAGACCTGACCTTCCACAAGTGATTTAAAATCTAGTAACATTCCAGAGGGCTCcaattcttcattttttcttgccTGAGTTGTGcaacatacaggatcttagtttcccaaccagggattgaacccacgccctctgctttggaagcacagagtctgaaccactggaccacctggtaAGTCCCCTCCAATTCTCAGACTGTATCATTATAAGATCAAACGACTTCAGACACAGTGCTTGGGAAAAGGAAAACCCTTTGGGAACTTGCCTTCAATTTCAacgagcttgctgctgctgctgctaagtcgcttcagtcgtgtccgactctgtgcgaccccatagacagcagctcaccaggctcccccgtccctgggattctccaggcaagaacactggagtggcttgccatttccttctccaatgcatgaaagtgagaggtgaaagtgaagtcgctcagtcgtgtccgactcttggcgaccccatggactgcagcctaccaggctcctctgtccatgggattttccaggcaagagtactggagtggggtgccattgccttagaccTGAAAACTTAACTTTCTGAATGAGTTGAAAGGTTTCAAAGATAAATTTAGTTATGTTTCAGTAGAAGGTGCACAAGTTCAGTTCATGGTTGGGTTCTGGTGGGTAAAGAAGGTAATGGATATGAGTCATATAAAAGAGGTAGTGAATATGAAAGGACTTCTCCAAAACCCACAGCTTGAGTTCTGGAGTCAGATAGCTTAGGGCCAGTTCCTATCCTGGCTCCAGCACTAACATAATGTGCGCCTATAAAATGGGCATACTATCCTTATCTGGACAATAATTACATAGGTAAAAAGCCACTGAGATAGGTACTGAAAATCTGGACAATTTACTATGTGTAAACCATACTCCAGTAAATTACCAGCGATGAAGAGGgaagcaagagaaggaaaaagagagaaacattttTCTTACTAACATACTATAAATTCAAgtatgaagatttatatacatatatatgtatataaattttaaatccaATTTTAGTGTTCATCTCAGTAGCATATACGCTAAAACTGGAACAATACAGATTCAGATCAGCATAGCTCTtgtgcaaggatgacatgcaaactcatgaagtgttccatattttaaaaattaaaaaaaaaaaatccaacttcaGATCATAATTTCTGAGGACATGTTATAGCTCAAGCAGACATGAACACATTTAAGATCAGACACCAAAgtttgttgatttaaaaaaaaagcttgcaaTGACAAAAGATCTCTGAGTTttcagccaaaaaagaaagacacataATAACAGTACTTTCACCTCACAAGGTTATGGCAAGGATTAAATCCACATAAAGAGTTTAGCtcataaaaattcaataaaatgttaGATGTTAATATTATCATTATACTTCAAAGTATTTACATGCTGTGAAGTtttatacacttttaaaataaccAGCTCCGATTCTTTGTGGGACAAAGCTGGCTCTGTATTTTAAAGCTCAATATAGTTACAATTATGGTTATGCAACTATTGCTTGATTGTACCACTAAGGCAAACTTTTTTAGTATCTCTACAATATTGTCAAAAATATGATTCTAAAAAGACAGTCACAGCAGAAACCACCATTAACTTCTTCAGAGATTCAGCTCCCGCTGCGTCCACGTCACTCACAGGGTGATCTGAGTCTTACAACTCACCCGCAGGACACACAAGGGACAGGCTGCAGACGTCTGATGGGTAGTGAGCAGCATACACCCCAGCCACGTGGCCGCCCATGGAGGTGCCTACCAGGTGGAAGGGCTTTTTGTTCAGCTTGAGGCATTCTACAAACTAGGAAGGGAAGTGAGAAAGGGGCTTGGTTACACAACTGTGGACAATGACAATGGGGATTCCAGAGCTGAAAACTTTTGTACTTCCCATGGGGACAAGCAGAAAAGGGCTATTGATGAAAGGGGATCTGAAATCTACTAGATTATCCAGATGAGCCCTGTTACATGCATGTACTCTTCTTTACCTGACATGGGTTATTGAGGGGTCATTTGTAAGTGTAAAATCAACAAAGATCCCTCAAATTCATGAgccagcaaattttaaaaataaagatcccaagagtaaatattttctgcTCTGGGTGCCTATTATCTCTGCTGCAACTATTCAACTCTTCTGctgtagcacaaaagcagctaAAGACAACATGTAAATGGGTGAATGTGGCTGTCTTCCAAAGGCAACATGTAAACGGGTGACTGCAGCTGTCTTCCAATAAACAGCTTACAAAACTCAGTGGCAGATCAAATGAAGCCCACAGGCCATAGTCTGCTGACTGGCTATAATTTACAGCACTTTTCATCCATCTAAACATCCATTAATGTAACTACCTACCCATCTGTCTACCCAACCATTCACCCATCCAGTCATACagctatccacccatccatctattcaaCCATCCAAATATCCATTCATATAactatctatccattcatctattcaacCATTCGACCattcatccaaccatccatccaacTTTCCCTCTATCCAATCATTCAACCAACTATCCCCTACATCTACCCATTcatccaaaaaatatttattggatatcTATTACATACAAGCAACCACGGTCAGCTGCTCAGGATACAGCGAAAGTCAAAGAAACAAGGTTCCTTGCTTCCAAGTAATACACAGTTTAAAGAGAGGAGAGGGGCAGACATTAAATAAACATCCttgaatggagaaaatatttaatgtcaACCTGAAGACTATGAACCATTAAATTTTGAAATGGTTCATGAGCCCCATGACTTTGAAAGCTcagtcagacagggctgaagaAAGATACTAAatcagaacaaaatgaaaagatcacCCTCCCCATCCTCCACAACTAGGCAGACATGCTGTTACCATCATCAAGCAGCTGGTAACCAAAAAAATACACTCTAAAAAAATAAACGGTCTTGAGGAATTCTAAACTCCCTTTTTGAAGAGTTGAGAAAATGAGACTGTATTTCTCCAGAAACAGTTATAATAGGTTGAAAGAAGTCAGCAATAAGCCCTGGCCCTCTATGGCTGACCGGGGATACCCTGGGCTGCTGCCATTTTGTTTGCAATTATGAGTCAAAACGGAACCCACGATGACTGTTCTTCAGACTTGGGGATGCAACGGTGGCCAAGACCCACCTGGGCAGTTTTTTGGTGGAGCCTCTCTGCTTACCTGGTGTATCCTCTTGACTTGCCCATCTATGGACAGGTCATCCAGTGAGGACCGGGTGGTGCCCTCATGCCCTGGCATGTCCACGCAGACCAGGTGCAGGTTCTTCGGGAGGAACTGGGGACACACATGACCAAAGAGTCAGAATGTGGTGTGCGGAGCATGTCTGCCCATGTTTCTGGGGAGGCTCCCCCCACTTACCAAGTGACCTGGACAGCCTCCCCGCTGGGGAGGGAGGAACCTAAACCGCCCCGTGTCTTCCCCTAGTAACATCTGACATGAATAAACACTGCCAGGAGCCTTACAGAGAGCAGAAGCCCCCACAGTCTAATACACAATGGGAGAGGCCTCGGGATGACTGGAAAGGGGAGAGCAGAGGTCGGGGAGCAGCTTGTGTCCTTTGCTCTTTCCTGACACCAGCTGGCAggccctgcctccttctcctttccctCATCCTCTCTATGCTTATCCCAGTCTTGCAGCCACCAACTTGCCACTATTAATACACTGGGTGATTCTGTTCTCCCAGAGCCCCAGCCAGTTCCAGAGCCCACAGGAGCAACACTTCTCCTAAGAACCATGTCTGATCGCCCTAGTTCTGgtctcaactcttttttttttgttttttttttttacattacgaTCTAATTCCCTAGGTATTTTTATCCTAAACACCTTCTTCCATTTAAATATATGCCACATTTAACCAGGAATTTGAGATAGATCAGCTATCAATAAACAACTAACCAGTTATATGAAAGATGAAGAGGAAGTCAGAGGTTCATTAAAGCACGATGACTGTCCTGATACTGAACTTTGGAAATAAGAAACTAGGGGATGTGTGAGCCTTTTCGTCCTAATGGAGAGCATGCTTGGGATTAGTCAGGTACTGCTTGAGGTGGgagcctggggtccttctctgccAGACTTCTCCCAGCCCCCATCTTCACCAGCTGTTCACTTTTACCAACTAAAGCAAACTGACACAACCAAATAAACCAGGAGAGAAATGAGTGATTTGAGAAACCATCCCA comes from the Bos mutus isolate GX-2022 chromosome 22, NWIPB_WYAK_1.1, whole genome shotgun sequence genome and includes:
- the ABHD6 gene encoding monoacylglycerol lipase ABHD6 isoform X1 — its product is MDLDVVNMFVIAGGTLALPILAFVASFLLWPSALIRIYYWYWRRTLGMQVRYVRHEDYQFCYSFRGRPGHKPSILMLHGFSAHKDMWLSMVKFLPKNLHLVCVDMPGHEGTTRSSLDDLSIDGQVKRIHQFVECLKLNKKPFHLVGTSMGGHVAGVYAAHYPSDVCSLSLVCPAGLQYSTDNKFVQRLKELQESAAVEKIPLIPTTPKEMSEMLQLCSYVRFKVPQQILQGLVDVRIPHNTFYRKLFLEIVSEKSRYSLHQNMDKIKVPTQIIWGKQDQVLDVSGADMLAKSIANSQVELLENCGHSVVMERPRKTAKLLVDFLASVHSTDNSKKLD
- the ABHD6 gene encoding monoacylglycerol lipase ABHD6 isoform X2; this translates as MQVRYVRHEDYQFCYSFRGRPGHKPSILMLHGFSAHKDMWLSMVKFLPKNLHLVCVDMPGHEGTTRSSLDDLSIDGQVKRIHQFVECLKLNKKPFHLVGTSMGGHVAGVYAAHYPSDVCSLSLVCPAGLQYSTDNKFVQRLKELQESAAVEKIPLIPTTPKEMSEMLQLCSYVRFKVPQQILQGLVDVRIPHNTFYRKLFLEIVSEKSRYSLHQNMDKIKVPTQIIWGKQDQVLDVSGADMLAKSIANSQVELLENCGHSVVMERPRKTAKLLVDFLASVHSTDNSKKLD